The Rhinolophus ferrumequinum isolate MPI-CBG mRhiFer1 chromosome 2, mRhiFer1_v1.p, whole genome shotgun sequence genome includes the window TAACCTGTAATCAAGGTTTTGCTTGATGATACCTGAGTTAGCTGTCAGTCAGACTGAGTGGGTGTTCTCTTTATCCAGTTTTGGTGCGTTGGCAGACCATTTTTCTGGTTCCTTTACTTACTACATGTGTATGCCTTTTCTACTGATTAGATGCCTAGTTAGCTGTTTTACCcattccatgactattttttttaggTATCTTTTTTGTGCCACTTACCTATCGGCTAGTCCTAGTTTTGATTGGAAAACCTCTGGGTATAGTGTATACCTAGACTTTGGTTTTTGCATGTAGTTCCTGAACTCGCCCTTTCTGAGCCTAGATGAGGAGCCCTTAATTTTAATCTGTTCTGGTTTTAATACGTCCTTCAGATAACTTTTTTAGCTTATTTTCAGTTCCCCCAGTTTGCCCTGGCTCAACTCCATTTAGTTGAGGAAGCTGTAACTCCCTGGCACCCTCTGCTCTCCTTGCCTTTGCATAATTCACTGCCTTTCTACTGTAGCTCCATCCAGTTGCTTTGTTTACTTAGGTGCCTCCCACCATGGTTAGATGAAATAGGGTCTTAAACAGGGTCTAGTGTCCTTCAAGCTGGTCCTTGCTTTCCACTACTAGGTTTCTGCCTTTTTCTAGGACTTGAATATGTTATCCTTGTCTCTCTTCCCACTGCTGAACAATCAATACAATTTGAAAAGTTGAGGTCTTAATagatcaaaaacattttaaaagtaagttttatGGATTTCATAggcttttgttttatagatggCAATGTACTTGAAATAGGTGTAAAGTATAGGTGTCATAGTTAATAATAAGGTTCTTTCTCACCCTAGTCTTTATGGAGTCACATTCCCAAAACAGTCCTTGGACAGATCCTCAACTGCTTGGCTTTGACACCCCTTTCTGAAGAGACTGGGGTCAGTTAACTCTTATCACTGCTCcaaaaaaaggtgaaagttcAAGTTAATTGACTTATGTCGATTGGAGCAATGTAACTATGAATACCAGGTATAATTCAGTTCCTGCCcttacctatgttttcttatctTGGAAGGGGATTGCTTTCCCTCACCATTTATCTTACAgcagattatttgtttttaaagttgcCCAGAAAGTATACAAATTAAACTTTTGACATCTACGTGTAGGAATCCCGTTCTGCTTCCAGAAGTGGAAGTGCTCATGGATCTGGGAAATCTGCAAGGCATACCCCTGCAAGGTCTCGCTCCAAGGAAGATTCCAGGCGTTCCAGATCAAAGTCCAGGTCCAGATCTGAATCTAGGTAAGAAAGACTGTCTTGGGATTTTCTTCTGTTACTCTTGGCTTTGAAATTGGTGTGTGGTTTGTAAACTAGGAAGATAGAGAGGATTAGATCATTTGTTGGCCTGTTTAATATTGGTACTAAAAATGAACTTAATTTTAAGTTCTGGGAGACCGTAGACTAAGTGGTTAAGAGCCTGGGCTTTTTGAGTTAGGCTTCAAATCTTACCTCTATTTTTTCTGACTTGGGCAGATTACTTAACCTTTTTTCACTTTagcttccttatctataaaggCAAATTAGTAATAGTACCAGTTCTttagaattgttgtgaggatccACTATGAGTTTAAGTAAACTGTTTACTAATATGGCAAATATACTCCAGAATATTGGCTTTCGATAACTACAATTCTTGATAAATAGTTGTAGTGTAGTATTATAACATGTATGtatacaacaaaaataatgcaGTGCACTTCTAATGTTGGTCAAGAGTAGGCTATATGTCCTGGTTTGCCCTGGACAGCCCCAGTTTATGCCTGTTGTCGACACACAGCACCCCTTTTTTCTTACATGTCCTGCCTGGTTTACATAACAGATGTTGATTTTAAAACACTGCTGGAGGAAACTACTGTGGTGGTGATTCTCACTTACGTGAATGATGGTCATAATAGGGGAAACAACACAGGGTGGTATTCTAATGGGGAAAGGTAGGCAGTAATCAAGCTAGTAGGAAATGCATGTTTTATGATTTTCAAGATACTGAGTgtgttaatttaatttcttcattattttaagaaatgttggAAGGGAGCTAGTAGTGggtttttgaaaaaattatttttaaactgcagttacttttgcaccaacctagtagttgatattcagtattttatattagtttcatgtgtgcaAGCTCGTAGTggttttaccatgtttccccagaaataagacctagccggacgatcaggtctaacgcgtcttttggagcaaaaattaatgtaagaccacccggtcttattttagtataatacaagactgggtcttacattaatttttgctccaaaagacgcgttagagctgattgtccggctaggtcttatgaCTACTGATACAGAAGAAAACTTGATTCCACTTAGTTGGTACCACGTATGCCTGCCTTGTGTTCTGTCTTCTGGAGTTTAGAATAGAGTATTAAGAGAATTGAAAGCTATATCTTGTCAGCTATTTAGTCATAACCTTTAATCCTTTGTTTTGTAGGTCTAGATCCAGAAGAAGTTCTCGAAGGCATTACACAAGGTCAAGATCTCGGTCTCGCTCCCATAGACGATCCCGTAGCAGGTCTTACAGCAGAGATTATCGAAGACGTCATAGCCACAGTCATTCTCCCATGTCTACTCGCAGGCGTCATGTTGGGAACCGGGTAAgatgaaaaatactgtttttgaagCAGTGGACTGTCTAAAGccattttattaatacatttctatctctttgttttgctttgttttgtgttttggaaatTAGAACTGATTTTTGACAGTGGAGCATTAGCAGTGAATACATGAGTTACCTCTTGGGGCTTTAGTGTTTTGAGATAGTCTTCTTTTAAGGTATCTCCCATGTAATAGTCTACATTTGGGCTATCAGTTACATTTTAAGTAAAACACTGTCATATTGGTATAACTTAGCctatcaaataaaaaatctatCGTGCATTGGTTTTATAGTAGTATATTAGATCATATAGCATCTATATATGTTTTATACTAGTGTTGTTCAAGTTTCCtgggtttcttttaaaataccttcTACATAATACACTTCTGACTTGCCTGTTTGTATGTAAACAAGTTTCAGGTATTAAggcttttcttgtctttcacaAAAGGTTCCAAATGAGGTGGCATTTAGTGTAACTTCTATTGTGATTTCATTGTATAATCCGAGTGGTTTTGTAGGGtgtatgaatttgtttttgaGTAGAATGGGATATgtagtgaataaatgaaaactttggGTAAATTCATTATAGCAACTGGAATAGCAGCAGTATGTGTCTCATTTTTCTTACAATTGGAAGCCACTTAATACCTGTTAAAACAGTTTCGTGCACATCTTTGGTTTcatccatgtgtgtgtgtgaatacttGTGTATGGTATGTTTCTAAAAGTGGAATCAAGGTGAACACGCCCTTCTATATCTTTAGCAGTTCAGACAAAGTTTGTGGGTGGTATATCTTAATTgatcatttttaatagttttatcatttatttcatttctctggttTGTAGAGATAATGCTAGTATAATTATCCTTATGCCTACATATTGTGAATCTGCTGGcatttcttagaataaattcctagaaggtGAATCCATCAGGCAAATCGCCCTTGTAAATCTCCCGCGAAAAAGCCAGTTTGCTTTTCAATAGTATGTGCTCCTATTTCCCTCCACTTAATTCTTGGGTTGAAGTTATTTTAGTAATCCTTTCTGTCCATTCTTAAATATGCTAGTAGCACTTGCTGTAACGTGTTAATTTTAAGTGTTTAGTCTGTTTATCTACTTTTATTGGTAGTGACATTTTGGCTAATTGATGTGTGGTtcccttgttttaaaattttgattgagacattttaaatttcaaatccaTTCTTCTATTTCTAGGCAAATCCTGATCCAAATTGTTGTCTGGGAGTATTTGGATTGAGCTTGTACACTACAGAAAGAGATCTAAGAGAAGTGTTCTCTAAATATGGCCCCATTGCTGATGTGTCTATTGTCTATGACCAGCAGTCTAGGCGTTCAAGAGGATTTgcctttgtatattttgaaaatgtagatgATGCCAAGGAAGTAAGTAAAAGCCTACCTGTACCTTGTAAAATACCAGTCCTGTTGTAAACTCCAGGTACCTATGACCAAGTACTTGGGAAGAGACAATTTCTGTTTTTACATTGTAAATAGATATGTAACTGTAGATTGAGTTAAAGGAAATGCATCGTTCTAGGAACAGATTGGCGTCAATAATACTTTGAACTTCTTTTTCAACTTTCTGAGGAAAATTTCAAGGATACACAGAATAACAGAAAAGTATGACTTATGATAATTGGTTCtatcacccccccccccgccccaaactTTTCAGTATTGAACAACTTGTGGCCTGCTGTCCTCCAACTCAgtccacccaccaccaccaccaccacattattttaaagtaaatcccTACATCATACATGACTGTTTACAAATGTGGTACATATCTATATAAAAGGTATCTAAAATATGAGAATGTTGATACTCTTAGACTATTTAATCAGTATTTACACTGGAGGAATTTTttagaatggagaaaaataagttaCAACTCAGGAAAAAGGAACTGGTTTTGTGTGTATATTGGCAAAGTGATTTCATATTTAGATGTTAATTGACTTGAGGCAGAATGTAGGAAGTAAACAACGTGTAGTATATAGACTAAAAGTTTAGTGCATGAATCtgggtcatatttttaaatttgggttGGGACTCATGATAATAGGTGAAGTCATTTCCAAGAGAAGTATAAGGAAAAGCTTGGGAAACAGTGACGAGATAAATGTTGAGATTAGGAACTCAGCTCTAGATAAAATAAAgttctttatgaaaattattgtaatttttgaaaactgtaagaataacctgatctaaaaaaaaaatcgaaagcTGGATCCAAGTAATTATAATGTATGACTATG containing:
- the TRA2B gene encoding transformer-2 protein homolog beta isoform X1; its protein translation is MSDSGEQNYGERESRSASRSGSAHGSGKSARHTPARSRSKEDSRRSRSKSRSRSESRSRSRRSSRRHYTRSRSRSRSHRRSRSRSYSRDYRRRHSHSHSPMSTRRRHVGNRANPDPNCCLGVFGLSLYTTERDLREVFSKYGPIADVSIVYDQQSRRSRGFAFVYFENVDDAKEAKERANGMELDGRRIRVDFSITKRPHTPTPGIYMGRPTYGSSRRRDYYDRGYDRGYDDRDYYSRSYRGGGGGGGGWRAAQDRDQIYRRSPSPYYSRGGYRSRSRSRSYSPRRY
- the TRA2B gene encoding transformer-2 protein homolog beta isoform X2, yielding MSDSGEQNYGERESRSASRSGSAHGSGKSARHTPARSRSKEDSRRSRSKSRSRSESRSRSRRSSRRHYTRSRSRSRSHRRSRSRSYSRDYRRRHSHSHSPMSTRRRHVGNRANPDPNCCLGVFGLSLYTTERDLREVFSKYGPIADVSIVYDQQSRRSRGFAFVYFENVDDAKEAKERANGMELDGRRIRVDFSITKRPHTPTPGIYMGRPTYGSSRRRDYYDRGYDRGYDDRDYYSRSYRGGGGGGGGWRAAQDRDQIYRRRSPSPYYSRGGYRSRSRSRSYSPRRY